In Aquiflexum balticum DSM 16537, a single genomic region encodes these proteins:
- a CDS encoding IS4 family transposase, with protein MAKNTNLAGQPVICQLLSFLPRQIVDFCVSEHLSDRYYKTMTTWKQLVFMLYGVVTKCHSLNSLCKNLLFLEDRLTYLGIDKLPAVSTLSDANINRNSTVFESIYQQLLEHYKEELSPVECSFLAGQVDTGKVIIVGSSTISLFVDVFKGAGRNPMTGKKKGGLKIHAKMPLGGFVPALIHITEAACNDKSFLGQLEAEKGAIYVFDKGYVNYQKWKEWTEKGAYFVTRLNDNADYLVLEGQPNHISEYADGGVVSDQIIMLNPTKDPLKARLIIYKDPVSGKVLEFVSNMFDYSDSTVILLYKYRWNIEILFKQLKQNFELGYFYSDSMEGIKTQVWIALIANLLFSVIHRQCREAEQFVTIVNMAAINMCSYISLIKLVRSGRLSSLDRDLKIVQFELFSLNKGGLFQNSKNSP; from the coding sequence ATGGCCAAAAATACAAATCTTGCGGGTCAACCGGTAATTTGTCAGCTACTTTCTTTTCTTCCCCGTCAAATTGTTGACTTCTGTGTGTCTGAGCACCTGAGTGACAGGTATTATAAGACCATGACCACATGGAAGCAACTTGTCTTTATGCTCTATGGTGTCGTCACCAAATGTCATTCACTTAACAGTCTTTGTAAAAACCTTCTATTCCTCGAAGACCGGCTAACATATCTTGGTATAGATAAACTTCCTGCGGTCAGTACGCTCAGTGATGCCAATATCAACCGGAACAGTACAGTGTTTGAATCGATTTATCAGCAACTTCTGGAACATTATAAAGAAGAGTTGAGCCCCGTTGAATGTAGCTTTCTGGCCGGGCAAGTGGATACAGGAAAAGTTATAATCGTTGGTTCTTCAACAATTTCGCTGTTCGTGGATGTATTCAAAGGTGCCGGACGCAATCCGATGACAGGCAAAAAGAAAGGAGGGCTTAAAATACATGCCAAAATGCCGTTGGGCGGTTTCGTGCCCGCCCTGATACATATTACAGAAGCGGCATGCAACGATAAATCTTTTCTCGGACAGCTTGAAGCTGAAAAAGGAGCAATTTATGTCTTTGACAAAGGGTATGTCAATTATCAAAAATGGAAAGAATGGACCGAAAAAGGAGCCTATTTTGTAACCCGGCTCAATGACAATGCAGATTACCTGGTTCTGGAAGGACAGCCAAACCACATCAGTGAATATGCTGATGGAGGGGTAGTTTCCGATCAGATAATCATGCTCAACCCAACAAAAGACCCTTTAAAGGCAAGATTGATCATTTACAAAGACCCGGTCAGCGGTAAGGTACTGGAGTTTGTATCCAATATGTTTGACTACAGTGACAGTACAGTCATTCTGCTTTACAAATACAGATGGAACATTGAGATTCTGTTCAAACAGCTGAAACAAAACTTTGAACTGGGATATTTTTACTCGGACAGCATGGAGGGAATCAAAACGCAGGTGTGGATAGCTCTGATAGCCAATTTGTTGTTTTCGGTAATTCACAGGCAGTGCAGAGAAGCTGAACAGTTTGTAACCATCGTAAACATGGCAGCAATAAACATGTGCTCCTACATTTCGCTGATAAAGCTTGTCAGATCAGGTAGATTATCCAGTCTGGACAGGGATCTGAAAATAGTACAATTTGAATTGTTCAGTTTAAATAAGGGGGGTCTTTTTCAAAATTCAAAAAATTCCCCTTAA